ACGAGAGCGACCAAAGTAGGGCTACTACGCCAAATAAATAGCCATCTATCCTATCAAGCATGCCGCCGTGTCCTGGGAATAGCGAACCACTGTCTTTGACGCCGCAAAGTCTTTTTAAGTAGCTCTCAAAGAGATCTCCCCAGACCGCAAACACGCAGACTAAAAAGCTTGAGAATAAAATTTGAAAAAATCCTTCGGTTACAAAATTTCCAACAATGCAGCCAATTACAGTGCCTATCGCCACACCGCCTGCTGCACCTTCGATTGTTTTGTTTGGTGAGCTTGGGCTAAATGGATGTTTGCCAAACATTTTACCAACAAAAAATGCACCACTATCGCTTGCAACGACGCTTAATATAAGCCATGCAAGATAGCCTACGCCATACTCTGAGTAAAGCATCCACATCATAAAGATCGGCGTGGTCGGATATACAAAGGGTGCGACTAGCTTTAAATTTTCACTTTTTATGTGAGCTAGGATCGAAGCAACCAGCATGATAGCAAGGATCGCTATGAAAATTGGATTTGTAAAATATGTAAGCACATAAAAAGCAAGTGCGGCAAAAACTAGCTGTTTGTGATCGATATTATAAAGCTTGAGCGACTCATTAAATGCAAAATAAAGCACAGCGCCGAGCAAGATAAAATTTAAAATATAATTATCAATAAAAAAAACTACTAAAATAGCAACAAACATCAAAACGCCAGTGATTATGCGAGATTGCATATCCTCTCCTT
The Campylobacter concisus genome window above contains:
- a CDS encoding phosphatidate cytidylyltransferase, whose translation is MQSRIITGVLMFVAILVVFFIDNYILNFILLGAVLYFAFNESLKLYNIDHKQLVFAALAFYVLTYFTNPIFIAILAIMLVASILAHIKSENLKLVAPFVYPTTPIFMMWMLYSEYGVGYLAWLILSVVASDSGAFFVGKMFGKHPFSPSSPNKTIEGAAGGVAIGTVIGCIVGNFVTEGFFQILFSSFLVCVFAVWGDLFESYLKRLCGVKDSGSLFPGHGGMLDRIDGYLFGVVALLWSLSW